In Actinomyces radicidentis, one genomic interval encodes:
- a CDS encoding primosomal protein N' has translation MGETAVAAPLGIGPAGPGQGVPGQGPTGQGALLASPAPAEREVTGTGVDLPVARVLLDTPVPHLDRPFDYLVPPELDVAAGVGTRVTVRFGGQEMHGWVWERSRTTTHPGRLTALRRVVSDLPVLPEATRRLVDAVAVRAAGTRSDVIRLAVPARHATTERSERGKAEPEPPTWTAPEADAQGWGAYEGGAGLLTALAGGGAPRAAWSVLPEREGLVRGWVALVAEAAAASLASGRGVLVIVATTDQAEAVAAALAAELDGEPVVTLAAEHGPARRYRAFLRLLLGHTRVAVGTRAAAFAPVRDLGLMVLWDDGDDRLDERHAPYVHARTVLALRSGLEGAGLLLAAHSRSVEAQSYVEAGWAGDLRAPRALVRRALPRVEVPGEIELGAEGASGRARIPSLAHRAVREALADGPVLVQVPRGGYAPVVACARCRTAARCPSCAGPLSMDREGRVTCRWCGRLLGAFACASCGNHALRMVSVGSARTAEELGRAFPGVPVVVSGARESHGIIDEVDDAPRLVVATPGAEPTALGGYRAALLLDGAALSARPDLGAVGEAMRRWSNAVVLVQPGARVILLGGAEPTAAQALVRWDQPGLARRELAERAELHLPPAWRTARLDGPRRAVDAVLAEAAAAGYEVLGPVEAPPARGQTARAGEVRGLVRAPVSRGRELAALLRVRSRERSARREEPLRVELDPTVLW, from the coding sequence ATGGGGGAGACCGCCGTCGCGGCCCCGCTCGGGATCGGCCCTGCGGGACCGGGGCAGGGCGTGCCCGGTCAGGGGCCGACCGGTCAGGGCGCGCTGCTCGCCTCCCCTGCGCCCGCCGAGCGCGAGGTGACCGGCACCGGCGTCGACCTGCCCGTCGCGCGCGTCCTCCTCGACACTCCCGTCCCGCACCTGGACCGGCCCTTCGACTACCTCGTCCCGCCCGAGCTCGACGTCGCCGCCGGCGTCGGCACGCGCGTCACCGTCCGCTTCGGCGGCCAGGAGATGCACGGCTGGGTCTGGGAGCGCTCCCGCACGACGACCCACCCCGGCCGCCTCACCGCCCTGCGCCGCGTCGTCTCCGACCTCCCCGTCCTCCCCGAGGCGACGCGCCGCCTCGTCGACGCCGTCGCCGTGCGCGCCGCAGGCACGCGCTCCGACGTCATCCGCCTCGCCGTCCCCGCCCGGCACGCGACGACCGAGCGCTCCGAGCGTGGCAAGGCCGAACCGGAGCCGCCCACCTGGACCGCGCCGGAGGCTGACGCCCAGGGCTGGGGCGCCTACGAGGGCGGTGCCGGGCTGCTCACCGCCCTCGCCGGGGGCGGGGCGCCTCGGGCCGCCTGGTCCGTCCTCCCCGAGCGGGAGGGGCTCGTGCGCGGCTGGGTGGCGCTCGTGGCCGAGGCCGCCGCCGCGAGCCTCGCCTCCGGCCGCGGGGTGCTCGTCATCGTCGCCACGACGGACCAGGCCGAGGCGGTCGCCGCGGCACTGGCCGCCGAGCTCGACGGAGAGCCCGTCGTCACCCTCGCCGCGGAGCACGGCCCGGCCCGCCGCTACCGCGCCTTCCTCCGCCTCCTGCTCGGGCACACGCGCGTCGCCGTCGGTACCCGAGCCGCCGCCTTCGCGCCCGTGAGGGACCTCGGGCTCATGGTCCTGTGGGACGACGGCGACGACCGCCTCGATGAGCGCCACGCCCCCTACGTCCACGCCCGCACCGTCCTCGCCCTGCGCTCCGGCCTCGAGGGCGCCGGCCTGCTCCTGGCGGCGCACTCCCGCTCCGTCGAGGCCCAGTCCTACGTCGAGGCCGGCTGGGCGGGGGACCTGCGGGCCCCGCGCGCGCTCGTGCGCCGCGCCCTGCCCCGCGTCGAGGTGCCCGGGGAGATCGAGCTCGGCGCCGAGGGCGCCTCCGGACGGGCACGCATCCCCTCCCTGGCGCACCGCGCCGTGCGCGAGGCCCTCGCCGACGGCCCCGTCCTCGTCCAGGTGCCGCGCGGCGGCTACGCGCCCGTCGTCGCCTGCGCCCGCTGCCGCACCGCCGCCCGCTGCCCCTCCTGCGCCGGCCCGCTGTCCATGGACCGCGAGGGGCGCGTCACCTGCCGCTGGTGCGGGCGCCTCCTCGGGGCCTTCGCCTGCGCGAGCTGTGGTAACCACGCCCTGCGCATGGTGAGCGTCGGCTCCGCGCGCACCGCGGAGGAGCTCGGGCGCGCCTTCCCCGGCGTCCCCGTCGTCGTCTCCGGCGCCCGCGAGAGCCACGGGATCATCGACGAGGTCGACGACGCACCGCGCCTCGTCGTCGCCACCCCCGGAGCCGAGCCCACCGCCCTCGGCGGCTATCGCGCCGCCCTCCTCCTCGACGGCGCCGCCCTGTCCGCCCGGCCCGATCTCGGGGCCGTCGGCGAGGCGATGCGCCGCTGGTCCAACGCCGTCGTCCTCGTCCAGCCGGGCGCCCGCGTCATCCTCCTCGGCGGCGCCGAGCCGACCGCCGCCCAGGCCCTCGTGCGCTGGGACCAGCCCGGCCTCGCCCGGCGCGAGCTCGCCGAGCGCGCCGAGCTCCACCTCCCGCCTGCCTGGCGCACCGCGAGGCTCGACGGGCCCCGCCGTGCCGTCGACGCCGTCCTCGCGGAGGCCGCCGCGGCAGGCTATGAGGTGCTCGGCCCCGTCGAGGCGCCGCCGGCGCGCGGGCAGACCGCTCGCGCGGGCGAGGTCCGCGGGCTCGTGCGCGCACCCGTGAGCCGCGGGCGCGAGCTCGCAGCCCTTCTACGGGTGCGGTCGCGCGAGCGGTCCGCGCGGCGCGAGGAGCCGCTGCGCGTCGAGCTCGATCCGACCGTCCTGTGGTGA